In Quercus lobata isolate SW786 chromosome 12, ValleyOak3.0 Primary Assembly, whole genome shotgun sequence, a genomic segment contains:
- the LOC115971098 gene encoding probable protein phosphatase 2C 51 isoform X2, which yields MNESFKFHILLLAILFATRSNGESSTCVTVYKEGGAPAVFQSPKCPRWTLPNYGSTTTAPCQMAILQGRRKSQEDRTLCALDIRIPFPGKMGVKEVTVGIVAVFDGHNGAEASDMASKLLLEYFILHTYFLLDATYSVISSKQSTGRLPDRRLHDFVFQVLNLDERTRFKYSWPVNFDDSLHLEILKEALLRAIHDVDATFSKEASRRNLNSGSTATVILIADGQILVANIGDSKAFLCSEKFQPPAEAKATLIRLYRQKGRNGPVSRVRDHDNFKVASSNGFAHFYVKELTKDHHPDRDDERIRVETAGGYVLELGGVSRVNGQLAISRAIGDVSFKSYGVISAPEVTDWQPLTTNDSYLVAASDGVFEKLSLQDVCDLLWEVNSHGTLESELSTSCLYSSADCIVKNAFGKGSLDNMAAVVVPLGSTVFSEDFLKEGCVEEGDRDLTASGLQKFRYENSADDVASGLVDLKHAHPLMFKFERLLVERKHGKFGCFHLFENLDEHMGYTLQAQTDDLEDHVYYVPQALPEALDQQCGGPLCLYNDQNFCLHLGMNVDGTKDQCINPEGFANFLSLLESIPLHDTGPNYGSFEYAMPDLRYTLKKRFGRGSYGEVWLAFHWNCYEGSNASNLNGKNNNTSSNSFHFDSNHISSNNCHADPADENFFILKRIMVERGTAVYLSGLREKYFGEVFSNASKSLGGLLSNSVVEESHVGFTDLIEANEPMIHENTWSFENEFLNDRLQRAILEEGLNHIARYVESFESRSNEIWLVFRHEGISLSKLMYTVEDVDDNADGVEQVKRVQILRPSKWWHWLKTTEAGQEEMRNLIWQLLLAIKSCHDRNITHRDIKPENMVICFEDQETGRCLKGSPSGDKNFITKIMLHYGFNAFFFNGLGALLTLVVQ from the exons ATGAATGAATCATTCAAATTTCACATCCTCCTATTAGCGATTCTTTTTGCAACGCGCTCTAATGGAGAATCATCGACGTGCGTGACGGTCTACAAAGAAGGCGGTGCTCCCGCGGTCTTTCAATCCCCAAAATGCCCCCGCTGGACGCTCCCCAATTACGGTTCCACCACCACCGCTCCTTGCCAAATGGCAATACTTCAAGGTCGCCGAAAGTCCCAAGAGGATCGCACTCTCTGTGCCCTCGATATTCGCATCCCTTTTcctg GCAAAATGGGGGTTAAGGAGGTTACAGTTGGAATCGTGGCGGTTTTTGATGGTCATAATGGTGCCGAAGCTAGTGATATGGCATCAAAGCTTTTATTGGagtatttcattttgcatactTATTTCCTTCTGGATGCAACATATTCAGTCATATCATCAAAGCAATCCACTGGAAGATTGCCAGATAGAAGACTacatgattttgtttttcaagTGCTTAATTTGGATGAAAGAACCAG GTTTAAGTATTCTTGGCCGGTGAATTTCGATGATTCTCTTCACTTAGAAATTTTAAAGGAAGCGTTGTTGAGGGCAATCCATGATGTTGATGCAACATTTTCTAAG GAAGCATCTAGAAGGAATCTTAATTCTGGTTCGACGGCCACCGTCATACTAATAGCAGATGGTCAAATTTTAGTTGCCAACATTGGAGATTCAAAAGCCTTTTTGTGCTCTGAAAAATTCCAGCCTCCTGCAGAGGCAAAAG CCACTTTAATAAGGTTATATAGGCAGAAAGGACGCAATGGCCCTGTTTCACGCGTGAGAGATCATGACAACTTCAAAGTGGCTTCATCCAATGGATTCGCGCATTTTTATGTTAAGGAATTGACCAAAGATCATCATCCAGATAGAGATGATGAAAGGATTCGGGTGGAAACTGCTGGTGGTTATGTTCTTGAATTGGGTGGTGTGTCCCGAGTAAATGGTCAACTAGCTATTTCTCGAGCAATTGGTGATGTGTCCTTTAAAAG TTACGGTGTTATATCTGCACCAGAGGTGACAGATTGGCAACCTCTGACCACAAATGATAGCTATCTGGTGGCTGCATCTGATGGAGTTTTTGAGAAGTTGAGTCTGCAGGatgtttgtgatttgttgtggGAAGTAAATAGTCATGGTACCCTGGAATCAGAACTTTCTACTTCATGCTTGTACTCATCAGCTGATTGCATAGTGAAGAATGCCTTTGGAAAGGGCAGTCTGGATAATATGGCAGCTGTTGTGGTTCCTTTGGGATCTACTGTTTTTTCTGAAGATTTTCTCAAGGAAGGTTGTGTGGAAGAGGGGGACAGAGATTTGACAGCAAGTGGACTACAAAAGTTCAGATATGAAAACTCAG CTGATGATGTCGCTTCTGGCCTAGTGGATTTGAAGCATGCTCATCCATTAATGTTCAAGTTTGAGAGGTTATTG GTTGAAAGAAAACATGGCAAATTTGGctgttttcatttatttgagAACCTTGATGAACACATGGGTTACACCTTGCAAGCTCAAACGGATGACCTAGAAGACCATGTGTATTATGTACCTCAGGCTCTACCTGAGGCCCTTGATCAACAGTGTG gtgGACCTCTATGTTTGTATAATGACCAGAATTTTTGCTTGCACCTTGGTATGAATGTTGATGGAACTAAAGATCAATGCATAAATCCTGAAGGCTTTGCTAATTTCCTTAGTCTGCTTGAATCAATTCCTCTTCATGATACGGGGCCAAATTATGGATCATTTGAGTATGCAATGCCAGACTTGAG GTACACACTAAAGAAGAGGTTTGGTCGTGGATCATATGGTGAAGTATGGTTGGCTTTTCATTGGAATTGCTATGAAGGAAGCAATGCTTCAAACCTTAATGGAAAAAACAATAATACCTCATctaattcttttcattttgattcaAATCATATTTCATCAAATAATTGTCATGCTGATCCTGCTGACGAGAACTTCTTCATTTTGAAACGTATAATG GTGGAGAGAGGGACTGCTGTTTACTTGAGTGGTCTACGGGAGAAGTATTTTGGTGAAGTTTTTTCAAATGCCTCTAAAAGCCTTGGAGGGTTGCTCTCAAATTCTGTTGTGGAAGAATCACATGTGGGCTTCACTGACCTAATAGAAGCAAATGAACCAATGATTCATGAAAACACTTGGagttttgaaaatgaatttctGAATGATAGACTGCAAAGAGCTATCCTTGAAGAAGGTCTAAACCATATTGCAAGATATGTAGAGTCATTTGAATCTCGATCTAATGAAATATGGCTTGTATTTCGTCATGAAGGCATCTCTTTGTCAAAGCTTATGTATACTGTTGAAGATGTAGATGATAATGCAGATGGGGTTGAACAAGTTAAACGTGTTCAGATTTTGCGTCCCTCAAAATGGTGGCATTGGTTGAAGACTACAGAAGCAGGACAAGAGGAAATGCGCAATCTTATATGGCAGTTG TTGTTGGCGATCAAGTCCTGTCATGACCGCAATATCACCCACAGGGATATAAAACCTG AGAACATGGTCATATGCTTTGAAGATCAGGAGACAGGGAGATGCCTAAAAGGAAGTCCAAGTGGAGATAAGAATTTCATCACCAAAAT CATGTTGCACTACGGATTTAATGCCTTTTTCTTCAATGGATTAGGCGCATTATTGACTTTGGTAGTGCAATAG
- the LOC115971098 gene encoding probable inactive protein kinase At3g63330 isoform X3, with translation MGYTLQAQTDDLEDHVYYVPQALPEALDQQCGGPLCLYNDQNFCLHLGMNVDGTKDQCINPEGFANFLSLLESIPLHDTGPNYGSFEYAMPDLRYTLKKRFGRGSYGEVWLAFHWNCYEGSNASNLNGKNNNTSSNSFHFDSNHISSNNCHADPADENFFILKRIMVERGTAVYLSGLREKYFGEVFSNASKSLGGLLSNSVVEESHVGFTDLIEANEPMIHENTWSFENEFLNDRLQRAILEEGLNHIARYVESFESRSNEIWLVFRHEGISLSKLMYTVEDVDDNADGVEQVKRVQILRPSKWWHWLKTTEAGQEEMRNLIWQLLLAIKSCHDRNITHRDIKPENMVICFEDQETGRCLKGSPSGDKNFITKMRIIDFGSAIDEFTLKHLYGSTGPSRAEQTYEYTPPEALLNASWYHGPKGTTVKYDMWSVGVVMLELILGSPNVFQISSLTRALLDQHVQGWNEDLKELAYKLRSFMELCILISGSSSKHHHSMDQVGVSPASWKCSEEFFSHQIKNRDPLKLGFPNIWALRLVRHLLLWDPEDRLSVDDALRHPYFQPPPRG, from the exons ATGGGTTACACCTTGCAAGCTCAAACGGATGACCTAGAAGACCATGTGTATTATGTACCTCAGGCTCTACCTGAGGCCCTTGATCAACAGTGTG gtgGACCTCTATGTTTGTATAATGACCAGAATTTTTGCTTGCACCTTGGTATGAATGTTGATGGAACTAAAGATCAATGCATAAATCCTGAAGGCTTTGCTAATTTCCTTAGTCTGCTTGAATCAATTCCTCTTCATGATACGGGGCCAAATTATGGATCATTTGAGTATGCAATGCCAGACTTGAG GTACACACTAAAGAAGAGGTTTGGTCGTGGATCATATGGTGAAGTATGGTTGGCTTTTCATTGGAATTGCTATGAAGGAAGCAATGCTTCAAACCTTAATGGAAAAAACAATAATACCTCATctaattcttttcattttgattcaAATCATATTTCATCAAATAATTGTCATGCTGATCCTGCTGACGAGAACTTCTTCATTTTGAAACGTATAATG GTGGAGAGAGGGACTGCTGTTTACTTGAGTGGTCTACGGGAGAAGTATTTTGGTGAAGTTTTTTCAAATGCCTCTAAAAGCCTTGGAGGGTTGCTCTCAAATTCTGTTGTGGAAGAATCACATGTGGGCTTCACTGACCTAATAGAAGCAAATGAACCAATGATTCATGAAAACACTTGGagttttgaaaatgaatttctGAATGATAGACTGCAAAGAGCTATCCTTGAAGAAGGTCTAAACCATATTGCAAGATATGTAGAGTCATTTGAATCTCGATCTAATGAAATATGGCTTGTATTTCGTCATGAAGGCATCTCTTTGTCAAAGCTTATGTATACTGTTGAAGATGTAGATGATAATGCAGATGGGGTTGAACAAGTTAAACGTGTTCAGATTTTGCGTCCCTCAAAATGGTGGCATTGGTTGAAGACTACAGAAGCAGGACAAGAGGAAATGCGCAATCTTATATGGCAGTTG TTGTTGGCGATCAAGTCCTGTCATGACCGCAATATCACCCACAGGGATATAAAACCTG AGAACATGGTCATATGCTTTGAAGATCAGGAGACAGGGAGATGCCTAAAAGGAAGTCCAAGTGGAGATAAGAATTTCATCACCAAAAT GCGCATTATTGACTTTGGTAGTGCAATAGATGAGTTCACACTGAAGCACTTATATGGTTCCACTGGACCGTCTAG GGCTGAACAAACTTATGAATACACTCCACCTGAAGCCTTGCTTAATGCAAGTTGGTATCATGGGCCAAAAGGCACAACTGTGAA GTATGATATGTGGAGTGTTGGCGTTGTGATGTTAGAGTTGATCTTAGGATCACCAAATGTATTTCAAATAAGTTCCTTAACACGTGCTCTTTTAGATCAGCATGTTCAGGGTTGGAATGAAGACTTAAAAGAGCTGGCATATAA GCTTAGATCATTTATGGAATTGTGTATCTTAATCTCTGGGAGTTCTTCAAAACATCATCACTCAATGGACCAA GTTGGAGTTTCACCAGCCTCATGGAAATGCTCTGAAGAATTTTTTTCACATCAGATAAAGAATAGAGATCCTCTTAAACTAGG ATTTCCAAATATTTGGGCTCTGCGGCTAGTACGCCATTTATTACTCTGGGACCCA GAGGATCGATTGAGTGTCGATGATGCTTTAAGGCATCCTTATTTCCAACCTCCTCCCAGAGGATGA
- the LOC115971098 gene encoding uncharacterized protein LOC115971098 isoform X1 → MNESFKFHILLLAILFATRSNGESSTCVTVYKEGGAPAVFQSPKCPRWTLPNYGSTTTAPCQMAILQGRRKSQEDRTLCALDIRIPFPGKMGVKEVTVGIVAVFDGHNGAEASDMASKLLLEYFILHTYFLLDATYSVISSKQSTGRLPDRRLHDFVFQVLNLDERTRFKYSWPVNFDDSLHLEILKEALLRAIHDVDATFSKEASRRNLNSGSTATVILIADGQILVANIGDSKAFLCSEKFQPPAEAKATLIRLYRQKGRNGPVSRVRDHDNFKVASSNGFAHFYVKELTKDHHPDRDDERIRVETAGGYVLELGGVSRVNGQLAISRAIGDVSFKSYGVISAPEVTDWQPLTTNDSYLVAASDGVFEKLSLQDVCDLLWEVNSHGTLESELSTSCLYSSADCIVKNAFGKGSLDNMAAVVVPLGSTVFSEDFLKEGCVEEGDRDLTASGLQKFRYENSADDVASGLVDLKHAHPLMFKFERLLVERKHGKFGCFHLFENLDEHMGYTLQAQTDDLEDHVYYVPQALPEALDQQCGGPLCLYNDQNFCLHLGMNVDGTKDQCINPEGFANFLSLLESIPLHDTGPNYGSFEYAMPDLRYTLKKRFGRGSYGEVWLAFHWNCYEGSNASNLNGKNNNTSSNSFHFDSNHISSNNCHADPADENFFILKRIMVERGTAVYLSGLREKYFGEVFSNASKSLGGLLSNSVVEESHVGFTDLIEANEPMIHENTWSFENEFLNDRLQRAILEEGLNHIARYVESFESRSNEIWLVFRHEGISLSKLMYTVEDVDDNADGVEQVKRVQILRPSKWWHWLKTTEAGQEEMRNLIWQLLLAIKSCHDRNITHRDIKPENMVICFEDQETGRCLKGSPSGDKNFITKMRIIDFGSAIDEFTLKHLYGSTGPSRAEQTYEYTPPEALLNASWYHGPKGTTVKYDMWSVGVVMLELILGSPNVFQISSLTRALLDQHVQGWNEDLKELAYKLRSFMELCILISGSSSKHHHSMDQVGVSPASWKCSEEFFSHQIKNRDPLKLGFPNIWALRLVRHLLLWDPEDRLSVDDALRHPYFQPPPRG, encoded by the exons ATGAATGAATCATTCAAATTTCACATCCTCCTATTAGCGATTCTTTTTGCAACGCGCTCTAATGGAGAATCATCGACGTGCGTGACGGTCTACAAAGAAGGCGGTGCTCCCGCGGTCTTTCAATCCCCAAAATGCCCCCGCTGGACGCTCCCCAATTACGGTTCCACCACCACCGCTCCTTGCCAAATGGCAATACTTCAAGGTCGCCGAAAGTCCCAAGAGGATCGCACTCTCTGTGCCCTCGATATTCGCATCCCTTTTcctg GCAAAATGGGGGTTAAGGAGGTTACAGTTGGAATCGTGGCGGTTTTTGATGGTCATAATGGTGCCGAAGCTAGTGATATGGCATCAAAGCTTTTATTGGagtatttcattttgcatactTATTTCCTTCTGGATGCAACATATTCAGTCATATCATCAAAGCAATCCACTGGAAGATTGCCAGATAGAAGACTacatgattttgtttttcaagTGCTTAATTTGGATGAAAGAACCAG GTTTAAGTATTCTTGGCCGGTGAATTTCGATGATTCTCTTCACTTAGAAATTTTAAAGGAAGCGTTGTTGAGGGCAATCCATGATGTTGATGCAACATTTTCTAAG GAAGCATCTAGAAGGAATCTTAATTCTGGTTCGACGGCCACCGTCATACTAATAGCAGATGGTCAAATTTTAGTTGCCAACATTGGAGATTCAAAAGCCTTTTTGTGCTCTGAAAAATTCCAGCCTCCTGCAGAGGCAAAAG CCACTTTAATAAGGTTATATAGGCAGAAAGGACGCAATGGCCCTGTTTCACGCGTGAGAGATCATGACAACTTCAAAGTGGCTTCATCCAATGGATTCGCGCATTTTTATGTTAAGGAATTGACCAAAGATCATCATCCAGATAGAGATGATGAAAGGATTCGGGTGGAAACTGCTGGTGGTTATGTTCTTGAATTGGGTGGTGTGTCCCGAGTAAATGGTCAACTAGCTATTTCTCGAGCAATTGGTGATGTGTCCTTTAAAAG TTACGGTGTTATATCTGCACCAGAGGTGACAGATTGGCAACCTCTGACCACAAATGATAGCTATCTGGTGGCTGCATCTGATGGAGTTTTTGAGAAGTTGAGTCTGCAGGatgtttgtgatttgttgtggGAAGTAAATAGTCATGGTACCCTGGAATCAGAACTTTCTACTTCATGCTTGTACTCATCAGCTGATTGCATAGTGAAGAATGCCTTTGGAAAGGGCAGTCTGGATAATATGGCAGCTGTTGTGGTTCCTTTGGGATCTACTGTTTTTTCTGAAGATTTTCTCAAGGAAGGTTGTGTGGAAGAGGGGGACAGAGATTTGACAGCAAGTGGACTACAAAAGTTCAGATATGAAAACTCAG CTGATGATGTCGCTTCTGGCCTAGTGGATTTGAAGCATGCTCATCCATTAATGTTCAAGTTTGAGAGGTTATTG GTTGAAAGAAAACATGGCAAATTTGGctgttttcatttatttgagAACCTTGATGAACACATGGGTTACACCTTGCAAGCTCAAACGGATGACCTAGAAGACCATGTGTATTATGTACCTCAGGCTCTACCTGAGGCCCTTGATCAACAGTGTG gtgGACCTCTATGTTTGTATAATGACCAGAATTTTTGCTTGCACCTTGGTATGAATGTTGATGGAACTAAAGATCAATGCATAAATCCTGAAGGCTTTGCTAATTTCCTTAGTCTGCTTGAATCAATTCCTCTTCATGATACGGGGCCAAATTATGGATCATTTGAGTATGCAATGCCAGACTTGAG GTACACACTAAAGAAGAGGTTTGGTCGTGGATCATATGGTGAAGTATGGTTGGCTTTTCATTGGAATTGCTATGAAGGAAGCAATGCTTCAAACCTTAATGGAAAAAACAATAATACCTCATctaattcttttcattttgattcaAATCATATTTCATCAAATAATTGTCATGCTGATCCTGCTGACGAGAACTTCTTCATTTTGAAACGTATAATG GTGGAGAGAGGGACTGCTGTTTACTTGAGTGGTCTACGGGAGAAGTATTTTGGTGAAGTTTTTTCAAATGCCTCTAAAAGCCTTGGAGGGTTGCTCTCAAATTCTGTTGTGGAAGAATCACATGTGGGCTTCACTGACCTAATAGAAGCAAATGAACCAATGATTCATGAAAACACTTGGagttttgaaaatgaatttctGAATGATAGACTGCAAAGAGCTATCCTTGAAGAAGGTCTAAACCATATTGCAAGATATGTAGAGTCATTTGAATCTCGATCTAATGAAATATGGCTTGTATTTCGTCATGAAGGCATCTCTTTGTCAAAGCTTATGTATACTGTTGAAGATGTAGATGATAATGCAGATGGGGTTGAACAAGTTAAACGTGTTCAGATTTTGCGTCCCTCAAAATGGTGGCATTGGTTGAAGACTACAGAAGCAGGACAAGAGGAAATGCGCAATCTTATATGGCAGTTG TTGTTGGCGATCAAGTCCTGTCATGACCGCAATATCACCCACAGGGATATAAAACCTG AGAACATGGTCATATGCTTTGAAGATCAGGAGACAGGGAGATGCCTAAAAGGAAGTCCAAGTGGAGATAAGAATTTCATCACCAAAAT GCGCATTATTGACTTTGGTAGTGCAATAGATGAGTTCACACTGAAGCACTTATATGGTTCCACTGGACCGTCTAG GGCTGAACAAACTTATGAATACACTCCACCTGAAGCCTTGCTTAATGCAAGTTGGTATCATGGGCCAAAAGGCACAACTGTGAA GTATGATATGTGGAGTGTTGGCGTTGTGATGTTAGAGTTGATCTTAGGATCACCAAATGTATTTCAAATAAGTTCCTTAACACGTGCTCTTTTAGATCAGCATGTTCAGGGTTGGAATGAAGACTTAAAAGAGCTGGCATATAA GCTTAGATCATTTATGGAATTGTGTATCTTAATCTCTGGGAGTTCTTCAAAACATCATCACTCAATGGACCAA GTTGGAGTTTCACCAGCCTCATGGAAATGCTCTGAAGAATTTTTTTCACATCAGATAAAGAATAGAGATCCTCTTAAACTAGG ATTTCCAAATATTTGGGCTCTGCGGCTAGTACGCCATTTATTACTCTGGGACCCA GAGGATCGATTGAGTGTCGATGATGCTTTAAGGCATCCTTATTTCCAACCTCCTCCCAGAGGATGA